A single region of the Mugil cephalus isolate CIBA_MC_2020 chromosome 4, CIBA_Mcephalus_1.1, whole genome shotgun sequence genome encodes:
- the si:ch211-222l21.1 gene encoding prothymosin alpha-A, which yields MADTAVDTTATAEVTAKELKEKKEVEVEEKTDNGDAPANGTNGADHSDKVEETTEEEHKNGDDKAEEAPPAEETDAQPVKRAAEEEEEKVETKKQKTEENGDSKEAEVEA from the exons ATGGCCGACACAGCTGTTGACACCACCGCAACTGCAGAGGTTACAGCCAAG gagctgaaagagaagaaagaagtggaggtggaggagaagaccGACAACGGGGACGCACCTGCCAATGGCACA AACGGTGCTGATCACAGTGACAAAGTGGAAGAAACCACAGAGGAGGAACACAAGAATGGAGACG ATAAAGCAGAGGAGGCGCCCCCTGCTGAGGAGACTGATGCACAGCCTGTGAAGCGTGcagctgaagaggaggag gAAAAAGTGGAGACAAAAAAGCAGAAGACGGAGGAAAACGGAGACTCGAAAGAGGCAGAAGTGGAGGCTTAG
- the slc45a1 gene encoding proton-associated sugar transporter A isoform X2 gives MSSPGMCTPSDPLLASPGGRFPTAQEGIWRSSLPKTASFPTSTTRHLSHRANNFQRQPKRRKLIRPSPPPPPNTPCPLDQLDLSELPPRRTFQELLFNGCILFGIEFSYAMETAYVTPVLLQMGLPDQFYSLVWFISPILGFLVQPLIGAWSDRCTSRFGRRRPFIFALAIGALFGLTLVLNGRDIGGALADTASNHKWGIVLTVCGVVLMDFSADSADNPSHAYMMDVCSPEDQDRGLNIHALLAGLGGGFGYIVGGINWDQTQFGRSMGGQLRVIYLFTSITLVFATAMTLLSIPERPLPKSQPNKNSSKNHLKSPSLPLPPSPPVAPGANLGLDEEDEDGLYSYNFSKSHRGNPDHMAHSCSANARLCAGLTSPISPLSPLTPKYGSFISRDSSLTGINEFASSLGTSYIDSVLIDCYTGQQTPQGLPSSNTVPLPPGDSPPPDDSTQGPESHPEGQAQADAASDPAGDVQDAEEPQPEGDAQSQGAPQVTAGAQPGAGSHRGSTAGILKRPQSLALIEEPMSTQIVGLENGRRRTVTFSQQVANILLNGVRYESDLSENAESGESQMSMKLLCIAIYRMPPSLRSLCTNHFLGWLSFEGMLLFYTDFMGEVVFEGDPKAPHDSEAYQRYNAGVSMGCWGMCIYAFSAAFYSAILEKLEERFSLRTLYFFAYLAFGLGTGLATLSTNLYVVLSLCVTYGVLFSSLCTLPYSLLCEYYQSPQFCGSSEEGTRRGMGVDISLLSCQYFLAQILVSVAMGPLTSLVGGAQGVMYFASLMSFVGCLYSSLCVVYQLPPPEGRGEVETGV, from the exons ATGTCATCTCCAGGCATGTGCACCCCGAGTGACCCCCTCTTGGCCAGTCCGGGAGGGAGGTTCCCCACAGCTCAGGAAGGTATCTGGAGGAGCTCACTCCCCAAAACCGCCAGCTTCCCAACATCCACCACTCGGCACCTCAGTCACCGAGCTAATAACTTCCAAAGACAGCCGAAGCGTAGGAAGCTGATACGACCTTCACCGCCACCGCCCCCCAACACACCGTGTCCCCTGGACCAGCTGGACCTCAGTGAGCTTCCCCCGAGACGAACCTTCCAAGAGCTGCTCTTCAATGGCTGCATCCTGTTTGGTATTGAATTTAGCTATGCCATGGAAACGGCTTATGTGACCCCTGTGCTCTTACAAATGGGCCTGCCTGATCAGTTCTACAGCCTGGTGTGGTTTATCAGCCCCATTCTCG GATTCCTCGTTCAGCCTCTCATAGGAGCATGGAGTGATCGTTGTACATCCCGGTTTGGGCGAAGGAGaccttttatttttgccttGGCTATAG GAGCGTTGTTCGGTTTAACCCTGGTGCTGAATGGGCGGGACATTGGAGGCGCCCTGGCTGACACAGCATCAAATCACAAGTGGGGGATTGTCCtgactgtgtgtggtgtggtccTGATGGACTTCAGCGCTGATTCAGCCGACAACCCTAGCCATGCCTACATGATGGATGTGTGCAGCCCAGAGGACCAGGATCGTGGCCTCAACATCCATGCATTGCTGGCAG GACTCGGAGGTGGATTCGGGTACATTGTTGGTGGCATCAACTGGGACCAGACACAGTTTGGGAGGTCAATGGGAGGTCAGCTGCGGGTCATTTACCTGTTTACGAGTATCACCTTGGTGTTCGCCACAGCCATGACTCTGTTGAGTATTCCTGAACGGCCTTTACCAAAGAGCCAGCCAAACAAAAACTCTAGCAAAAACCATTTGAAAAGCCCCAGCCTCCCTCTACCGCCCTCTCCCCCTGTTGCCCCCGGAGCAAATCTGGGACTGGACGAGGAAGATGAGGACGGTCTTTACAGTTATAATTTCTCAAAGTCTCACCGGGGCAATCCTGACCACATGGCCCATTCTTGTAGTGCCAATGCACGTCTTTGTGCTGGCCTCACTAGCCCCATATCGCCCCTGAGCCCCCTCACCCCAAAATATGGCAGCTTTATAAGCAGGGACAGCTCACTCACAGGAATCAATGAGTTCGCTTCCTCACTGGGAACCTCCTACATAGACAGTGTGCTCATAGACTGCTACACAGGtcagcagacaccacagggcctGCCCAGCTCCAACACTGTGCCCCTGCCTCCTGGGGACTCCCCTCCTCCTGATGATTCCACGCAGGGGCCAGAGAGTCACCCCGAAGGACAGGCCCAGGCTGACGCGGCGTCTGATCCGGCCGGGGATGTCCAGGATGCAGAAGAGCCTCAGCCTGAGGGAGACGCACAATCTCAAGGAGCGCCTCAGGTCACAGCCGGGGCTCAGCCCGGTGCAGGGTCACACCGGGGCTCTACTGCCGGGATCCTGAAGCGACCTCAGAGTCTTGCACTGATTGAGGAGCCCATGTCGACCCAGATTGTTGGGCTGGAGAACGGACGGAGGAGAACAGTGACTTTCAGCCAGCAG GTCGCAAACATTTTGCTGAACGGGGTGCGCTATGAGAGTGACCTAAGTGAGAATGCGGAGTCAGGAGAATCCCAAATGTCAATGAAGCTGCTGTGTATAGCCATCTACAGGATGCCTCCCTCTCTACGGAGTTTATGCACTAATCATTTTTTGG GCTGGCTGTCCTTTGAAGGCATGCTACTGTTCTACACTGACTTCATGGGGGAGGTTGTGTTCGAAGGAGACCCCAAAGCGCCCCACGACTCTGAGGCTTACCAACGCTACAATGCTGGTGTTAGCATGGGCTGCTGGGGAATGTGCATCTATGCATTCAGTGCTGCTTTTTACTCAG CCATATTAGAGAAACTGGAGGAGCGTTTCTCTCTTCGCACTCTATATTTTTTCGCCTATCTGGCGTTCGGTTTGGGCACAGGCCTTGCAACACTATCCACCAACCTGTACGTGGtactgtctctctgtgtcaccTACGGGgtgctcttctcttctttgtgtaCGCTGCCTTACTCTCTGCTGTGTGAATACTACCAGAGCCCTCAG TTTTGCGGCTCATCAGAGGAAGGGACCAGACGGGGGATGGGGGTGGACATCTCTCTGCTCAGCTGCCAGTACTTCCTGGCTCAGATCCTGGTCTCTGTGGCGATGGGACCCTTGACCTCACTGGTGGGTGGGGCCCAGGGAGTGATGTACTTTGCAAGCCTGATGTCATTCGTGGGCTGCCTGTACTCCTCTCTCTGCGTGGTGTACCAGCTGCCCCCCCCTGAGG GAAGAGGAGAAGTTGAAACTGGGGTGTGA
- the slc45a1 gene encoding proton-associated sugar transporter A isoform X1, with the protein MSSPGMCTPSDPLLASPGGRFPTAQEGIWRSSLPKTASFPTSTTRHLSHRANNFQRQPKRRKLIRPSPPPPPNTPCPLDQLDLSELPPRRTFQELLFNGCILFGIEFSYAMETAYVTPVLLQMGLPDQFYSLVWFISPILGFLVQPLIGAWSDRCTSRFGRRRPFIFALAIGALFGLTLVLNGRDIGGALADTASNHKWGIVLTVCGVVLMDFSADSADNPSHAYMMDVCSPEDQDRGLNIHALLAGLGGGFGYIVGGINWDQTQFGRSMGGQLRVIYLFTSITLVFATAMTLLSIPERPLPKSQPNKNSSKNHLKSPSLPLPPSPPVAPGANLGLDEEDEDGLYSYNFSKSHRGNPDHMAHSCSANARLCAGLTSPISPLSPLTPKYGSFISRDSSLTGINEFASSLGTSYIDSVLIDCYTGQQTPQGLPSSNTVPLPPGDSPPPDDSTQGPESHPEGQAQADAASDPAGDVQDAEEPQPEGDAQSQGAPQVTAGAQPGAGSHRGSTAGILKRPQSLALIEEPMSTQIVGLENGRRRTVTFSQQVANILLNGVRYESDLSENAESGESQMSMKLLCIAIYRMPPSLRSLCTNHFLGWLSFEGMLLFYTDFMGEVVFEGDPKAPHDSEAYQRYNAGVSMGCWGMCIYAFSAAFYSAILEKLEERFSLRTLYFFAYLAFGLGTGLATLSTNLYVVLSLCVTYGVLFSSLCTLPYSLLCEYYQSPQFCGSSEEGTRRGMGVDISLLSCQYFLAQILVSVAMGPLTSLVGGAQGVMYFASLMSFVGCLYSSLCVVYQLPPPEGEPTESETQPLLVHI; encoded by the exons ATGTCATCTCCAGGCATGTGCACCCCGAGTGACCCCCTCTTGGCCAGTCCGGGAGGGAGGTTCCCCACAGCTCAGGAAGGTATCTGGAGGAGCTCACTCCCCAAAACCGCCAGCTTCCCAACATCCACCACTCGGCACCTCAGTCACCGAGCTAATAACTTCCAAAGACAGCCGAAGCGTAGGAAGCTGATACGACCTTCACCGCCACCGCCCCCCAACACACCGTGTCCCCTGGACCAGCTGGACCTCAGTGAGCTTCCCCCGAGACGAACCTTCCAAGAGCTGCTCTTCAATGGCTGCATCCTGTTTGGTATTGAATTTAGCTATGCCATGGAAACGGCTTATGTGACCCCTGTGCTCTTACAAATGGGCCTGCCTGATCAGTTCTACAGCCTGGTGTGGTTTATCAGCCCCATTCTCG GATTCCTCGTTCAGCCTCTCATAGGAGCATGGAGTGATCGTTGTACATCCCGGTTTGGGCGAAGGAGaccttttatttttgccttGGCTATAG GAGCGTTGTTCGGTTTAACCCTGGTGCTGAATGGGCGGGACATTGGAGGCGCCCTGGCTGACACAGCATCAAATCACAAGTGGGGGATTGTCCtgactgtgtgtggtgtggtccTGATGGACTTCAGCGCTGATTCAGCCGACAACCCTAGCCATGCCTACATGATGGATGTGTGCAGCCCAGAGGACCAGGATCGTGGCCTCAACATCCATGCATTGCTGGCAG GACTCGGAGGTGGATTCGGGTACATTGTTGGTGGCATCAACTGGGACCAGACACAGTTTGGGAGGTCAATGGGAGGTCAGCTGCGGGTCATTTACCTGTTTACGAGTATCACCTTGGTGTTCGCCACAGCCATGACTCTGTTGAGTATTCCTGAACGGCCTTTACCAAAGAGCCAGCCAAACAAAAACTCTAGCAAAAACCATTTGAAAAGCCCCAGCCTCCCTCTACCGCCCTCTCCCCCTGTTGCCCCCGGAGCAAATCTGGGACTGGACGAGGAAGATGAGGACGGTCTTTACAGTTATAATTTCTCAAAGTCTCACCGGGGCAATCCTGACCACATGGCCCATTCTTGTAGTGCCAATGCACGTCTTTGTGCTGGCCTCACTAGCCCCATATCGCCCCTGAGCCCCCTCACCCCAAAATATGGCAGCTTTATAAGCAGGGACAGCTCACTCACAGGAATCAATGAGTTCGCTTCCTCACTGGGAACCTCCTACATAGACAGTGTGCTCATAGACTGCTACACAGGtcagcagacaccacagggcctGCCCAGCTCCAACACTGTGCCCCTGCCTCCTGGGGACTCCCCTCCTCCTGATGATTCCACGCAGGGGCCAGAGAGTCACCCCGAAGGACAGGCCCAGGCTGACGCGGCGTCTGATCCGGCCGGGGATGTCCAGGATGCAGAAGAGCCTCAGCCTGAGGGAGACGCACAATCTCAAGGAGCGCCTCAGGTCACAGCCGGGGCTCAGCCCGGTGCAGGGTCACACCGGGGCTCTACTGCCGGGATCCTGAAGCGACCTCAGAGTCTTGCACTGATTGAGGAGCCCATGTCGACCCAGATTGTTGGGCTGGAGAACGGACGGAGGAGAACAGTGACTTTCAGCCAGCAG GTCGCAAACATTTTGCTGAACGGGGTGCGCTATGAGAGTGACCTAAGTGAGAATGCGGAGTCAGGAGAATCCCAAATGTCAATGAAGCTGCTGTGTATAGCCATCTACAGGATGCCTCCCTCTCTACGGAGTTTATGCACTAATCATTTTTTGG GCTGGCTGTCCTTTGAAGGCATGCTACTGTTCTACACTGACTTCATGGGGGAGGTTGTGTTCGAAGGAGACCCCAAAGCGCCCCACGACTCTGAGGCTTACCAACGCTACAATGCTGGTGTTAGCATGGGCTGCTGGGGAATGTGCATCTATGCATTCAGTGCTGCTTTTTACTCAG CCATATTAGAGAAACTGGAGGAGCGTTTCTCTCTTCGCACTCTATATTTTTTCGCCTATCTGGCGTTCGGTTTGGGCACAGGCCTTGCAACACTATCCACCAACCTGTACGTGGtactgtctctctgtgtcaccTACGGGgtgctcttctcttctttgtgtaCGCTGCCTTACTCTCTGCTGTGTGAATACTACCAGAGCCCTCAG TTTTGCGGCTCATCAGAGGAAGGGACCAGACGGGGGATGGGGGTGGACATCTCTCTGCTCAGCTGCCAGTACTTCCTGGCTCAGATCCTGGTCTCTGTGGCGATGGGACCCTTGACCTCACTGGTGGGTGGGGCCCAGGGAGTGATGTACTTTGCAAGCCTGATGTCATTCGTGGGCTGCCTGTACTCCTCTCTCTGCGTGGTGTACCAGCTGCCCCCCCCTGAGGGTGAGCCCACCGAAAGCGAGACCCAGCCACTATTGGTGCACATTTAG
- the odad1 gene encoding coiled-coil domain-containing protein 114 isoform X1, with amino-acid sequence MPRGRSATSVRSDNTEADIDGTAESEIAKLQRQFRIMEGDRQAYNIQAREQIRKQQQEIENLLKEQEELHRNLVVCKSASRQQQDSEDTLGLQALLEHRDMLEEELDKEKQCQKELQKEIWSTESKLAELRKGVVSHSDPQSSETRKTQKAMRTLECKLDRATTRFNDQLNKNTQFKKELHTLHIERAHFQQLQNRLNKELQEVRKKIGEIISNSTAAYDARLEAQSKMAMIREKAVKDLAQHNAEMKELERLMAHEFILKEFMSTKCSERIEQDNEQEMGLKQLSELKEQRRTDPGEESLDALEEVFDRIQTVTGEENLDLLVTRFIQVEDRNFALFNFVNEQNNEAEALRDQISQIQEEMEQFRAKGLQQEQEQLSVLTDIDKQQKETESQADDYENQANAMSKVLDEIKTGVNSIFTDMECDHTVIEDMLGSSAGITENNIMSYLGLVEQKTNELLSVQAFINSKDVEKDYNPKDLAKFLLGQNPKLLQQNISIQPAVKSVDYDAEESPVTDEEERPLSQGELRRKILKGVQQKESSARQATKSSKTSQQFDGRRRSAEDALI; translated from the exons ATGCCTCGAGGAAGATCAGCCACGAGCGTTCGCTCAGACAACACTGAGGCGGACATTGATGGAACTG CAGAATCAGAGATCGCCAAGCTTCAGAGACAGTTCAGGATCATGGAGGGAGATCGGCAGGCCTACAACATCCAGGCCCGAGAGCAGATCCGCAAACAACA GCAGGAGATCGAAAACCTgctgaaggagcaggaggagcttCATCGTAACCTTGTGGTGTGTAAGAGTGCGTCGCGTCAACAGCAGGATAGTGAGGACACCTTGGGTCTTCAGGCTCTGCTCGAGCACAGAGACATGCTTGAGGAAGAGCTGGACAAGGAGAAGCAATGTCAAAAAGAGCTACAAAAAGAG ATCTGGAGCACGGAGTCGAAGCTGGCAGAGCTGAGGAAAGGCGTGGTCAGTCACAGTGATCCCCAAAGCTCGGAGACAAGGAAGACTCAGAAGGCCATGCGCACTTTGGAATGCAAGCTGGACAGA GCCACGACACGCTTTAATGACCAgttaaacaaaaacacccagTTTAAAAAGGAGCTGCATACTCTTCATATTGAGCGCGCCCATTTCCAGCAACTACAGAACAGGCTCAACAAG GAACTGCAGGAAGTCCGTAAGAAGATCGGGGAAATCATCAGTAACTCCACTGCTGCTTACGACGCAAG GTTGGAGGCTCAGTCCAAGATGGCCATGATCAGGGAGAAGGCAGTGAAGGACCTCGCCCAACATAAcgctgaaatgaaagaactggaAAGGCTCATGGCGCACGAGTTTATCTTGAAAGAGTTCATGTCCACCAAGTGCAGCGAGAGAATCGAGCAGGACAACGAACAGGAAATGGGACTCAAGCAAC TGTCGGAActgaaggagcagaggaggacagacCCTGGGGAAGAGTCACTGGATGCTCTGGAGGAGGTGTTTGACAGGATCCAGACTGTCACAGGGGAGGAAAACCTGGATCTGCTGGTCACTAGGTTCATCCAGG TTGAAGACCGGAACTTTGCACTCTTCAATTTTGTTAATGAGCAAAACAACGAAGCTGAGGCACTGAGGGATCAAATTAGCCAG ATCCAAGAAGAGATGGAACAGTTTCGAGCTAAAGGTTTAcaacaggagcaggagcaaCTCTCTGTGCTGACAGACATTGACAAGcaacaaaaggaaactgaaTCTCAAGCGGATGATTATGAAAACCAAGCCAACGCCATGAGCAAAGTCCTGGACGAGATTAAAACAG GTGTGAACAGCATCTTCACTGACATGGAGTGTGACCACACAGTGATTGAGGATATGCTGGGCTCCTCTGCAGGGATCACAGAGAACAACATAATGTCCTACCTGGGTTTAGTGGAACAGAAGACTAATGAGCTGCTCTCTGTACAGGCTTTCATCAACTCTAAA GATGTGGAGAAGGACTACAATCCAAAAGACCTGGCTAAATTCCTCTTGGGTCAGAATCCAAAGCTTCTTCAGCAAAATATTAGCATCCAACCTGCAGTCAAGAG TGTGGACTACGATGCAGAAGAATCTCCAGTTACTGATGAGGAAGAGCGGCCACTTTCACAAGGGGAACTTCGCAGAAAAATACTGAAAGGG GTTCAGCAGAAAGAGAGTTCTGCCCGTCAGGCGACCAAATCTTCAAAGACCAGTCAGCAGTTTGACGGCAGACGGCGCTCTGCGGAAGACGCGCTAATCTGA
- the odad1 gene encoding coiled-coil domain-containing protein 114 isoform X2 produces the protein MPRGRSATSVRSDNTEADIDGTESEIAKLQRQFRIMEGDRQAYNIQAREQIRKQQQEIENLLKEQEELHRNLVVCKSASRQQQDSEDTLGLQALLEHRDMLEEELDKEKQCQKELQKEIWSTESKLAELRKGVVSHSDPQSSETRKTQKAMRTLECKLDRATTRFNDQLNKNTQFKKELHTLHIERAHFQQLQNRLNKELQEVRKKIGEIISNSTAAYDARLEAQSKMAMIREKAVKDLAQHNAEMKELERLMAHEFILKEFMSTKCSERIEQDNEQEMGLKQLSELKEQRRTDPGEESLDALEEVFDRIQTVTGEENLDLLVTRFIQVEDRNFALFNFVNEQNNEAEALRDQISQIQEEMEQFRAKGLQQEQEQLSVLTDIDKQQKETESQADDYENQANAMSKVLDEIKTGVNSIFTDMECDHTVIEDMLGSSAGITENNIMSYLGLVEQKTNELLSVQAFINSKDVEKDYNPKDLAKFLLGQNPKLLQQNISIQPAVKSVDYDAEESPVTDEEERPLSQGELRRKILKGVQQKESSARQATKSSKTSQQFDGRRRSAEDALI, from the exons ATGCCTCGAGGAAGATCAGCCACGAGCGTTCGCTCAGACAACACTGAGGCGGACATTGATGGAACTG AATCAGAGATCGCCAAGCTTCAGAGACAGTTCAGGATCATGGAGGGAGATCGGCAGGCCTACAACATCCAGGCCCGAGAGCAGATCCGCAAACAACA GCAGGAGATCGAAAACCTgctgaaggagcaggaggagcttCATCGTAACCTTGTGGTGTGTAAGAGTGCGTCGCGTCAACAGCAGGATAGTGAGGACACCTTGGGTCTTCAGGCTCTGCTCGAGCACAGAGACATGCTTGAGGAAGAGCTGGACAAGGAGAAGCAATGTCAAAAAGAGCTACAAAAAGAG ATCTGGAGCACGGAGTCGAAGCTGGCAGAGCTGAGGAAAGGCGTGGTCAGTCACAGTGATCCCCAAAGCTCGGAGACAAGGAAGACTCAGAAGGCCATGCGCACTTTGGAATGCAAGCTGGACAGA GCCACGACACGCTTTAATGACCAgttaaacaaaaacacccagTTTAAAAAGGAGCTGCATACTCTTCATATTGAGCGCGCCCATTTCCAGCAACTACAGAACAGGCTCAACAAG GAACTGCAGGAAGTCCGTAAGAAGATCGGGGAAATCATCAGTAACTCCACTGCTGCTTACGACGCAAG GTTGGAGGCTCAGTCCAAGATGGCCATGATCAGGGAGAAGGCAGTGAAGGACCTCGCCCAACATAAcgctgaaatgaaagaactggaAAGGCTCATGGCGCACGAGTTTATCTTGAAAGAGTTCATGTCCACCAAGTGCAGCGAGAGAATCGAGCAGGACAACGAACAGGAAATGGGACTCAAGCAAC TGTCGGAActgaaggagcagaggaggacagacCCTGGGGAAGAGTCACTGGATGCTCTGGAGGAGGTGTTTGACAGGATCCAGACTGTCACAGGGGAGGAAAACCTGGATCTGCTGGTCACTAGGTTCATCCAGG TTGAAGACCGGAACTTTGCACTCTTCAATTTTGTTAATGAGCAAAACAACGAAGCTGAGGCACTGAGGGATCAAATTAGCCAG ATCCAAGAAGAGATGGAACAGTTTCGAGCTAAAGGTTTAcaacaggagcaggagcaaCTCTCTGTGCTGACAGACATTGACAAGcaacaaaaggaaactgaaTCTCAAGCGGATGATTATGAAAACCAAGCCAACGCCATGAGCAAAGTCCTGGACGAGATTAAAACAG GTGTGAACAGCATCTTCACTGACATGGAGTGTGACCACACAGTGATTGAGGATATGCTGGGCTCCTCTGCAGGGATCACAGAGAACAACATAATGTCCTACCTGGGTTTAGTGGAACAGAAGACTAATGAGCTGCTCTCTGTACAGGCTTTCATCAACTCTAAA GATGTGGAGAAGGACTACAATCCAAAAGACCTGGCTAAATTCCTCTTGGGTCAGAATCCAAAGCTTCTTCAGCAAAATATTAGCATCCAACCTGCAGTCAAGAG TGTGGACTACGATGCAGAAGAATCTCCAGTTACTGATGAGGAAGAGCGGCCACTTTCACAAGGGGAACTTCGCAGAAAAATACTGAAAGGG GTTCAGCAGAAAGAGAGTTCTGCCCGTCAGGCGACCAAATCTTCAAAGACCAGTCAGCAGTTTGACGGCAGACGGCGCTCTGCGGAAGACGCGCTAATCTGA
- the prxl2b gene encoding prostamide/prostaglandin F synthase, translated as MTTVDLARVGKNLVKSAESGETVELQSLWKDQPVVLFFLRRFGCQVCRWMASEISKLEPDLRANGVALVGVGPEEFGLKEFKEGGFFKGSIYVDEQKKTYKDLGFKRYTALSIVPAALGKKVRDIASKASAEGIQGNFSGDLLQSGGMLIVAKGGEKVLLHFIQDSPGDLVALEDISKALGVSSSAKAGQKPVCNDDVCTR; from the exons ATGACAACTGTCGACCTTGCGCGAGTTGGGAAGAACTTAGTGAAAAGCGCTGAAAGTGGAGAG ACAGTAGAGCTTCAGTCTCTATGGAAAGACCAGCCGGTGGTCCTGTTCTTCCTGCGCAGGTTTGGCTGCCAAGTGTGTCGATGGATGGCTTCAGAGATCAGCAAGTTGGAGCCGGACCTGAGGGCCAACGGCGTGGCTCTGGTGGGCGTCGGGCCAGAAGAGTTTGGGCTGAAGGAGTTCAAGGAAGGAGGGTTTTTTAAAGGAT ccATTTATGTGGATGAACAGAAGAAAACTTACAAGGATTTGGGATTCAAACG GTACACAGCTTTAAGTATAGTTCCTGCTGCTCTTGGGAAGAAAGTACGAGACATAGCCTCAAAG GCAAGTGCCGAAGGAATCCAGGGCAACTTCTCAGGAGATCTGCTCCAGAGTGGAGGCATGCTCATTGTGGCCAAAG GTGGCGAAAAGGTCTTACTGCACTTCATCCAGGATTCACCGGGAGACCTCGTTGCATTGGAGGACATTTCCAAGGCACTGGGTGTCTCATCCTCAGCGAAAGCGGGACAGAAGCCAGTG TGCAACGATGACGTCTGTACGCGATGA